One Actinomycetospora corticicola genomic window, GGGTGGACCTGGAGGACGGGGTCCCGACCACGGGTGCCGAGGGCACCCGCCGTCCGGAATCGGAAGGAGTCGTGTGAGTCCCCTGCGTCAGCGCGCCGAGCGGAGTCGTGGCCGGTCGGGAGGCCGGCTGCGCGGGCCGGGCGACCCGACCGTGATGGCCCCGACGCCGCACCCGTCGGGGGCCACGGCGCCGCCGATCCCGGCCGACCTCGTGCCGAACCACGTCGCGCTCGTCATGGACGGCAACGGCCGGTGGGCCAACCAGCGCGGCCTGCCCCGCATCGAGGGGCACCGGCACGGTGAGGCGCAGCTGCTCGACGTGGTGCGCGGGTGCATCGACGTCGGGGTGAAGTGGATCAGCGCGTACGCGTTCTCCACCGAGAACTGGCGGCGCAGCCCCGAGGAGGTCCGCTTCCTGCTCGGGTTCAACCGCGACGTGATCCGCCGCCGCCGCGACGAGATGCACGCAATGGGCGTGCGGGTCCGTTGGTCGGGCCAGCGTCCGCGGCTGTGGCGCAGTGTCATCAAGGAGCTCGAGATCGCCGAGGAGCTGACGAAGGACAACGACGTCGTCACCCTCACCATGTGCGTCAACTACGGCGGGCGCGCGGAGATCGTGGGCGCCGCGCGGGAACTGGCCCGCCGGGCCGCCCGGGGCGAGATCGACCCCGAGCGCATCGACGAGAAGGCGATCGCCCGCCACCTCGACGAGCCGGACATGCCCGACGTCGACCTGTTCGTGCGCAGTTCCGGGGAGCAGCGCACCTCGAACTTCCTGCTCTGGCAGTCCGCCTACGCCGAGATGGTCTTCCTCGACACGCTCTTCCCCGACTTCGACCGCCGCCACCTCTGGCAGGCGTGCGAGATCTACGCCTCGCGTGACCGCCGCTACGGTGGCGCGGTCGACGCGTCCTCGACCGAGGCGACGGTCGACCCTGCCGAGGAGAGCTGAGTGAGCCGCGAGGCCGCCACGACCGCCACCCTGCTGATCACCGCCCGCGAGGCGCT contains:
- a CDS encoding isoprenyl transferase → MAPTPHPSGATAPPIPADLVPNHVALVMDGNGRWANQRGLPRIEGHRHGEAQLLDVVRGCIDVGVKWISAYAFSTENWRRSPEEVRFLLGFNRDVIRRRRDEMHAMGVRVRWSGQRPRLWRSVIKELEIAEELTKDNDVVTLTMCVNYGGRAEIVGAARELARRAARGEIDPERIDEKAIARHLDEPDMPDVDLFVRSSGEQRTSNFLLWQSAYAEMVFLDTLFPDFDRRHLWQACEIYASRDRRYGGAVDASSTEATVDPAEES